One Erinaceus europaeus chromosome 5, mEriEur2.1, whole genome shotgun sequence genomic window carries:
- the ARID2 gene encoding AT-rich interactive domain-containing protein 2: MFHTVTKCLMSRDRFLKMRGMEILGNLCKAEDNGVLICEYVDQDSYREIICHLTLPDVLLVISTLEVLYMLTEMGDVACTKIAKVEKSIDMLVCLVSMDIQMFGPDALAAVKLVEHPSSSHQVLSEIRPQAVEQVQTQTHVAPTPASRTVVAQHVAPPPGIVEIDSEKFACQWLNAHFEVNSDCSVSRAEMYSEYLSTCSKLARGGILTSTGFYKCLRTVFPNHTVKRVEDSSNIGQAHIHVVGVKRRAIPLPIQMYYQQQPVSTPVVRVDSVPDVSPSPSPAGIPHGPQNVGNHFQRTPITNQSSNLTATQMSFPVQGVHTVAQTVSRIPPNPSVHTHQQQNAPVTVIQSKTPIPCEVVKATVIQNSIPQTAVPASITVGGGAVQNSVVQNHSTGPQPVTVVNSQTLLHHPSVISQQNPLHTVVPGQIASGTPVTVIQQAVPQSHIFGRVQNIPACTTTVSQGQQLITTSPQPVQTSSQQTSAGSQPQDTVIIAPPQYVTTSASNIVSATSVQNFQVAAGQMVTIAGVPSPQPSRVGFQNIAPKPLPSQQVSPTVVQQPIQQPQQPPQQSVVIVSQPTQQGQTYAPAIHQIVLANPAALPTGPTVQLTGQPSITPSSSPSPSPATNNQAPTAMSSSSTPQSQGPPPTVSQMLSVKRQQQQHSPAPPSQQVQVQQPQVQMQVQPQQTNAGVSQPASGESSLIKQLLLPKRGPSTPGGKLILPAPQIPPPNNARAPSPQVVYQVANNQAAGFGVQGQTPAQQLLVGQQNVQLVQSAMPSTGGVQTVPISNLQILPGPLISNSPATIFQGTSGNQVTITVVPNTSFATATVSQGNATQLIAPAGISMSGTQAGVGLQVQTLPASQASPAGQSSCTIATPPFKGDKIICQKEEEAKEATGLHLHERKIEVMENPSCRRGAMNASNGDTKENEMQMGSLLNGRKYSDSSLPPSNSGKIQSEANQCSLISNGPSLELGENGASGKQNSEQMDMQDIKTDLKRPLVNGICDFDKGDGSHLSKNIPNHKTSNHVGNGEISPVEPQGTLDATQQDTAKGDPLERISNGPILTLGGSPSVSSIPESASVASQQFSGTDLPNGPLASSLNSDVPQQRPSVVVSPHSTTSVIQGHQIVTVPHSGSRVSHSPGLSSDVRSTNGTAECKTVKRPAEDNDREPVTGIPNKVGVRIVTISDPNNAGCSATMVAVPAGADPSTVAKVAIESAVQQKQQPPTYVQSAVPQNTPLTPSPAVQVQSPPSSSQPSPFSTSGQQGDPVRKPGHNFMCLWQSCKKWFQTPSQVFYHAATEHGGKDVYPGQCLWEGCEPFQRQRFSFITHLQDKHCSKDALLAGLKQDEPGQAGSQKSSTKHPAVGGTGSTPRAQKAIVNHPSAALMALRRGSRNLVFRDFTDEKEGPITKHIRLTAALILKNIGKYSECGRRLLKRHENNLSVLAISNMEASSTLAKCLYELNFTVQSKEQEKDSEMLQ, from the exons ATGTTTCATACTGTTACAAAATGCTTAATGTCTAGGGATAGATTTTTAAAGATGAGGG GCATGGAAATTTTAGGAAATCTTTGCAAAGCTGAAGATAATGGTGTTTTGATTTGTGAATATGTCGATCAGGACTCATACAGAGAGATCATTTGTCATCTCACTTTACCTGATGTGCTGCTTGTAATCTCAACACTCGAGGTGCTATATATGCTCACAGAAATGGGAGATGTTGCCTGCACAAAAATTGCAAAAGTAGAAAAGAGCATAG acATGTTAGTGTGTTTGGTTTCTATGGATATTCAGATGTTTGGCCCAGATGCTTTAGCTGCCGTAAAACTCGTTGAACATCCAAGTTCCAGTCATCAAGTTTTATCTGAAATAAGACCACAAGCTGTAGAACAAGTACAAACCCAGACCCATGTAGCACCTACCCCAG cttCCAGAACAGTTGTAGCACAGCATGTTGCTccacctccaggaatagtggaaatAGATAGTGAAAAGTTTGCTTGTCAGTG GCTAAATGCCCACTTCGAAGTAAATTCAGATTGTTCTGTTTCTCGAGCAGAAATGTATTCTGAATACCTCTCAACCTGCAGTAAATTAGCTCGTGGTGGAATCCTAACATCAACTGGATTTTATAAGTGTCTTCG AACAGTCTTTCCAAATCACACAGTGAAGAGAGTGGAGGACTCCAGTAACATTGGACAGGCACACATTCATGTTGTAGGAGTCAAACGGAGGGCCATCCCACTTCCCATTCAGATGTACTATCAGCAGCAACCAGTTTCTACTCCTGTTGTTCGTGTTGATTCTGTTCCTGATGTCTCTCCAAGTCCTTCACCTGCAG GAATCCCTCATGGACCACAAAATGTAGGAAACCATTTTCAGAGGACTCCTATTACCAATCAATCTTCAAATTTGACTGCAACACAAATGTCTTTTCCAGTACAAGGTGTTCATACTGTGGCACAGACTGTTTCAAGAATTCCACCAAATCCTTCAGTTCATACCCACCAGCAGCAAAATGCTCCAGTGACTGTCATTCAGAGTAAAACTCCAATTCCTTGTGAAGTTGTTAAGGCTACAGTCATCCAGAATTCTATACCCCAGACAGCTGTTCCTGCTAGTATCACTGTAGGAGGCGGAGCTGTACAGAATTCTGTGGTTCAGAATCACAGTACAGGGCCGCAGCCCGTTACAGTCGTAAATTCCCAGacattgcttcaccatccatCTGTAATTTCACAACAAAATCCATTACATACCGTGGTACCAGGACAGATAGCTTCTGGCACTCCTGTTACCGTAATTCAGCAAGCTGTCCCACAGAGTCATATATTTGGCAGAGTACAGAACATACCAGCATGTACTACAACTGTTTCACAGGGTCAGCAGTTAATCACCACATCACCCCAACCTGTGCAAACATCATCTCAACAGACATCAGCTGGTAGCCAGCCACAGGACACCGTTATCATAGCACCCCCACAATACGTAACAACTTCTGCATCCAATATTGTTTCAGCAACTTCAGTACAAAATTTTCAGGTAGCTGCAGGACAAATGGTTACCATTGCTGGTGTCCCTAGTCCACAGCCCTCAAGGGTTGGGTTTCAGAACATTGCACCAAAACCTCTCCCTTCTCAGCAAGTTTCACCAACCGTGGTACAACAGCCAATTCAACAACCACAGCAGCCACCCCAACAAAGCGTAGTGATTGTAAGCCAGCCAACTCAACAAGGTCAAACATACGCACCAGCCATTCACCAAATTGTTCTCGCTAACCCAGCAGCTCTTCCAACCGGGCCGACAGTTCAGCTAACTGGACAACCAAGCATAACTCCATCTTCCTCACCATCACCCTCCCCAGCTACTAATAACCAAGCCCCTACTGCCATGTCATCTTCTTCAACCCCTCAATCACAGGGACCACCTCCTACTGTTAGTCAGATGCTCTCTGTcaaaaggcagcagcagcagcattcaCCAGCACCCCCATCACAGCAGGTACAAGTTCAGCAGCCACAAGTACAGATGCAAGTTCAACCACAGCAAACGAATGCAGGAGTTAGTCAGCCTGCTTCTGGTGAGTCAAGTCTGATCAAGCAGTTGCTGCTCCCAAAGCGTGGCCCCTCAACCCCGGGCGGCAAGCTTATTCTCCCAGCTCCACAGATTCCTCCCCCTAACAATGCAAGAGCTCCTAGCCCTCAGGTGGTTTACCAAGTGGCTAATAACCAAGCAGCAGGGTTTGGAGTACAGGGGCAAACTCCAGCGCAGCAGCTATTGGTTGGACAGCAAAATGTTCAGTTGGTCCAAAGTGCAATGCCATCGACAGGGGGAGTGCAAACTGTGCCCATCTCGAACTTGCAAATATTGCCAGGCCCACTGATCTCAAATAGTCCAGCAACCATTTTCCAAGGGACTTCTGGCAACCAGGTAACCATAACAGTTGTGCCAAATACAAGTTTTGCAACTGCAACTGTGAGTCAGGGAAATGCAACTCAGCTCATTGCTCCAGCAGGAATTTCCATGAGCGGAACGCAGGCAGGAGTTGGACTTCAGGTGCAAACACTTCCAGCTTCCCAAGCATCTCCAGCTGGACAATCATCTTGTACTATTGCTACTCCTCCATTCAAAGGTGATAAAATAATTTGCCAAAaggaggaggaagcaaaggaagcaACAGGTTTACATCTTCATGAGCGTAAAATCGAAGTCATGGAAAACCCGTCCTGCCGACGAGGAGCCATGAATGCCAGCAATGGGGAtacaaaggaaaatgaaatgcAGATGGGAAGTCTCTTAAATGGGAGAAAGTACAGTGACTCAAGTCTACCTCCTTCAAACTCAGGGAAAATTCAGAGTGAGGCTAATCAGTGCTCACTAATCAGTAATGGGCCATCGCTAGAATTAGGTGAGAACGGAGCATCTGGAAAACAGAATTCAGAGCAAATGGACATGCAGGATATCAAAACTGATCTGAAAAGACCTCTAGTTAATGGGATCTGTGATTTTGATAAAGGAGATGGTTCTCATTTAAGCAAAAACATTCCAAATCACAAAACTTCCAATCATGTAGGAAATGGTGAGATATCTCCAGTAGAACCCCAAGGGACATTAGATGCCACTCAGCAAGATACTGCCAAAGGTGATCCTCTAGAAAGAATTTCCAATGGACCTATATTAACTTTGGGTGGTTCACCATCTGTAAGCAGTATACCAGAGTCTGCAAGTGTGGCATCACAGCAATTTAGTGGTACTGATTTGCCTAATGGACCTCTAGCTTCAAGTTTGAATTCAGATGTGCCTCAGCAACGCCCAAGTGTAGTTGTCTCACCACATTCTACAACCTCTGTTATACAGGGGCATCAAATCGTAACAGTTCCCCACTCAGGATCAAGAGTGTCCCATTCTCCTGGCCTCTCATCTGATGTTCGGTCTACAAATGGCACAGCAGAATGCAAAACTGTCAAAAGGCCAGCAGAAGACAATGATAGGGAACCAGTCACCGGAATTCCAAATAAAGTAGGAGTTAGAATAGTTACAATCAGTGACCCCAACAATGCTGGCTGCAGTGCAACAATGGTTGCGGTGCCAGCAGGAGCAGATCCAAGCACTGTAGCTAAAGTAGCAATAGAAAGTGCTGTTCAGCAAAAGCAGCAGCCACCAACATATGTACAGAGCGCGGTCCCACAG AACACTCCTCTGACACCTTCACCAGCTGTACAAGTGCAGAGCCCGCCCAGCAGTTCTCAGCCTTCTCCCTTCAGTACGTCCGGTCAACAGGGGGATCCAGTGAGAAAGCCTGGACATaacttcatgtgtctgtggcaGTCTTGTAAAAA GTGGTTTCAGACACCCTCTCAGGTTTTCTACCACGCGGCTACTGAACATGGAGGCAAAGACGTCTACCCTGGGCAGTGTCTCTGGGAGGGCTGCGAGCCCTTCCAGCGACAGAGGTTCTCTTTCATCACCCACTTACAG GATAAGCACTGTTCAAAGGATGCCCTGCTTGCAGGATTAAAGCAAGATGAACCAGGACAAGCAGGGAGTCAAAAATCTTCTACCAA ACATCCAGCTGTAGGGGGCACAGGCTCAACTCCTAGAGCACAAAAGGCTATTGTGAATCACCCCAGCGCTGCCCTGATGGCTCTCAGGAGAGGATCCAGAAACCTTGTCTTTCGAGATTTTACA GATGAAAAAGAGGGACCAATAACTAAACA